The Candidatus Fusobacterium pullicola DNA segment TAAAAGTAATAATTCCTTCCTCTACATTTGAAGGGGTAAAAGATACAGCAATCTGCATAATCAAAGTCATTGCAATAAGTGAGAAAAAACCTAAATAAACTGCTCTTTGAGCCTCTTTTCTACCATAGTTTTCAGCTAAAATATCTGTAACTAAAAAACCACCAGCGTAGAGTATATTACCTAGAGTAGTTCCAAATCCAAATAAGTCCACTAAAAGAACTACTTGAATATTAGCTAAGATAGTTGAAATTGGTATCCAAGCATAAAGTCCTATTCTTCCAAATTTTTTATAAGCAAAAAGGATTAAACCAAAATTGATAACCAACATACAGAACCAAAGAATCTCGTTTTTTAAAATCATATTCGCCTCCTAAAAATTTAATTTAAACTAGAAAAATAAAAAGAGCAGAAAAACTCCGCTCTTTAAAATAGATAATTATTTTAAAAATTTAGCCTAGTTTTTTATAGATGGTTTGTCTGTGTAGAACATCTCCTTGTAAATCAAGGGTTTATTTAATTTTTTACAGAAAATAGTATATATTAAAAAATATTAAAAGTCAAGTTAAGTTAAATGTAAAGATGAATATAAAATAAATTACTTATAAATTTCACATAGTTGTCATTGAAAAATTGTACTATTATATCATAAATCTTTCCCCAAAATATTTTATATAGATTAGTAAAATAAAAATCCCTTTTTCAAAAAATGAAGAGGGGTTTTTATTTTTTTGTGTTATACTAAAGAATATAAAATTACTCTAAAGGAGGAGTCTAAGGTGGAATATAAAGTTAAAAATGGTTGGAAAAAAGTAACAAATAAAGAGGAGATATTTCTTTTTTCAGAGGAGTATAAAAGCTTTTTAAATATTGGAAAAACTGAAAGAGAGTTTGTTAAAGAGGGAATTAAATTTGTTCAAAGTAAAGGATTTGTAAGTGCTGATACAAAGGATAAATTAGTTCCTGGAGATAAAATATACTATGTAAATAGAGAGAAAAATTTAGTTTTGGCAGTAATTGGAAAAGAGGATATAGAGAAGGGAGTTAACTATGTGGTATCACATATAGACTCACCAAGATTAGATCTAAAAGGAAATCCTCTATATGAAGAGTTTGAACTTGCTTATATGAAAACACACTACTACGGAGGAATAAAAAAATATCAATGGGCTTCAATTCCTTTAGCTATGCATGGAGTGGTTATACTAGGAAATGGAGAGAAAGTTGAGATCAAGATAGGAGAAAAAGATAGTGATCCTGTTTTCACTATTCCAGATGTTTTACCACATTTAGCATCTAAGATTCAAGGAGAGAGAAAAGCTGGAGAGGTATTAAAAGGAGAGGAACTTCAAATAATAGTAGGAAGTATTCCGACAACAGTAGAAGATGAAACAGTAAAATCACAGATAAAATATGCCGTATTAGAGATTTTAAATAAAGATTATGGAATGGTAGAAGAGGATTTTATTTCAGCTGAGTTAGAATTAGTATCAGCAGGATCAGCTAAAGACATAGGATTTGATAGATCTATGATAGGAGCCTATGGT contains these protein-coding regions:
- a CDS encoding queuosine precursor transporter — translated: MILKNEILWFCMLVINFGLILFAYKKFGRIGLYAWIPISTILANIQVVLLVDLFGFGTTLGNILYAGGFLVTDILAENYGRKEAQRAVYLGFFSLIAMTLIMQIAVSFTPSNVEEGIITFNGVKRVFDFMPRIVIASLISYLISQTHDIWAYEFWKKKYSEPKHIWIRNNASTMVSQLIDNTCFTLIAFYGVYPKEVLIEIFLTTYFMKFLVAVCDTPFVYIAHYLKKKNLIEQVI
- a CDS encoding aminopeptidase, which produces MEYKVKNGWKKVTNKEEIFLFSEEYKSFLNIGKTEREFVKEGIKFVQSKGFVSADTKDKLVPGDKIYYVNREKNLVLAVIGKEDIEKGVNYVVSHIDSPRLDLKGNPLYEEFELAYMKTHYYGGIKKYQWASIPLAMHGVVILGNGEKVEIKIGEKDSDPVFTIPDVLPHLASKIQGERKAGEVLKGEELQIIVGSIPTTVEDETVKSQIKYAVLEILNKDYGMVEEDFISAELELVSAGSAKDIGFDRSMIGAYGQDDRICGYTSMRAITDIEEIPDKTAVCFLADKEEIGSSGSTGLKSDYLAYITGDIIEKIKGHFNEMILRRVLWNSQSLSSDVNVGVDPIFKGVHDIQNAAKIGFGVVVTKYTGARGKSSTNDADAEYVAKIRKILNEENICWQIGELGKVDEGGGGTVAMYLAQLGINTIDIGPALLAMHSPFEVSSKLDVFETYRAYKAFYKKG